The following coding sequences lie in one Synechococcus sp. PCC 7336 genomic window:
- the gltB gene encoding glutamate synthase large subunit codes for MNSHQLPPKQGLYDPKFERDACGVGFVVQMKGQQSHDIVEQALTILCNLEHRGACGAEINSGDGAGILLQLPHKFMQKVAAAEQIDLPQPGQYGVGIIYASPDADERERGRRAFEQIAAEEGQQVLGWRDVPTDNSTLGNTAKASEPFMQQVFVQRGEAIADELAFERKLYIIRKRTHTAIRATDLDPYWYPSSISCRTIVYKGMLMPLQVREYYPDLHDPDMESALALVHSRFSTNTFPSWERAHPYRYIAHNGEFNTLRGNTNWMHARQSMFESGLLGDDLAKAQPIFNIHGSDSGIYDNTLELLVLAGRSLPQAVMMTIPEPWSQHESMSDEKKAFYQYHSCLMEPWDGPASVAFTDGKSIGAVLDRNGLRPSRYYVTKDDLVIMASEAGVLPIAPERVALKGRLEPGRMFLVDMKAGRIVEDAELKHQIASEQPYREWLDRFLVNLEDLAAAPEPEASDPDTVLQRQMAFGYTFEELRMLLTPMAANGVEAIGSMGSDTPLAVLSDRPKLLYEYFQQLFAQVTNPPIDPIREAIVTSAQTTIGAERNLLEPVPESCHLINLKTPVLSNAELAKLKYVSQGAFRSVTLPILFDPQQGAAGLEAAMDEICARADRAIADGISIVILSDRGTDRDNAPIPALLAVSGLHHHLIRAGTRTRVGIVLESGEPREVHHFALLLGYGCGAINPYLAFETLEDMIHQGLLVDIDPDKACQNYVKAVTKGVIKIASKIGISTIQSYRGAQIFEAIGLNQAFIDKYFTWTASRIEGVGIEAIAREAILRHRHAFPDRDVNTQTLDVGGEYQWRKDGERHLFSPETIHALQQAVRAGDYALFKKYSALVNDRSQGHFTLRGLLEFKARTPIPLEEVEPVEAITKRFKTGAMSYGSISKEAHESLAIAMNRIGGKSNTGEGGEDPERYTWTNEQGDSKNSAIKQVASGRFGVTSLYLSQAKELQIKMAQGAKPGEGGQLPGRKVYPWIAKVRHSTPGVGLISPPPHHDIYSIEDLAELIHDLKNANREARINVKLVSAVGVGTIAAGVAKAHADVVLISGFDGGTGASPQTSIKHAGLPWELGLAETHQTLVLNNLRSRITVEVDGQMKTGRDVAIAALLGAEEFGFSTAPLVTLGCIMMRVCQKNTCPAGIATQDPRLRANFIGDPAYTVHFMNFIAQEVREIMAQLGFRTFNEMVGRADVLEAHKAIDHWKAEGLDFSKILYQPQVGPEIGRYCQIPQDHGLEKSLDMTLLLDLCKPAIERGEKVKATLPIANIHRVVGTILGNEIVKRHWDGLPDDTVHLHFQGSAGQSFGAFVPKGVTLELEGDANDYLGKGLSGGKIVVYPPKESSFTPEENIIIGNVAFYGATSGEAYIYGVAGERFCVRNSGVRAVVESVGDHACEYMTGGQVVVLGPTGRNFAAGMSGGVAYVLDEREDFASRCNTEMVDLEVLEEPEEIEDLRQTIQKHADVTGSKQAQRVGDRWTEMVPKFVKVMPRDYKRVIQNIKKSLAEGMSNDDALAAAFEQNSRDVARISGS; via the coding sequence ATGAATAGCCATCAACTGCCTCCGAAGCAGGGTCTCTACGACCCGAAATTCGAGCGCGACGCCTGTGGTGTTGGTTTTGTCGTGCAAATGAAAGGGCAGCAATCTCACGACATTGTCGAACAGGCTCTGACAATTCTGTGCAACTTAGAGCATCGCGGTGCTTGCGGAGCCGAAATCAACAGTGGCGACGGGGCCGGAATCTTGCTGCAGTTGCCCCACAAGTTTATGCAGAAGGTTGCAGCAGCAGAGCAGATTGACCTGCCGCAACCCGGCCAGTATGGGGTCGGAATCATTTATGCCTCCCCCGATGCCGACGAGCGAGAGCGGGGTCGGCGGGCCTTCGAACAGATTGCGGCCGAGGAAGGTCAGCAGGTACTGGGCTGGCGGGACGTACCGACAGACAACTCGACGCTGGGCAACACGGCGAAAGCTAGCGAACCCTTTATGCAGCAGGTGTTCGTTCAGCGAGGGGAAGCGATTGCCGACGAGTTAGCCTTCGAGCGCAAGCTTTACATCATTCGCAAGCGCACTCACACTGCCATCCGCGCCACAGATCTCGATCCCTACTGGTATCCCTCCAGCATCTCCTGCCGCACGATTGTCTACAAAGGGATGCTCATGCCCTTGCAGGTGAGGGAGTACTATCCCGACTTGCACGATCCCGATATGGAGAGCGCCCTCGCGCTGGTCCACTCCCGCTTCAGTACCAACACCTTCCCCAGTTGGGAACGCGCCCATCCCTACCGCTATATCGCCCACAACGGCGAATTTAACACTCTGCGCGGCAATACCAACTGGATGCACGCCCGCCAGTCCATGTTTGAGTCAGGCTTGCTGGGGGACGACCTCGCCAAAGCTCAGCCCATCTTCAACATCCACGGCAGCGATTCGGGCATTTACGACAACACCTTGGAATTACTCGTGCTGGCAGGGCGATCGCTACCTCAAGCGGTGATGATGACGATCCCCGAGCCTTGGTCTCAGCACGAGTCCATGAGCGACGAGAAAAAAGCCTTCTACCAATATCATTCCTGTCTGATGGAACCGTGGGACGGTCCCGCCTCGGTTGCGTTTACCGATGGCAAGTCGATCGGGGCGGTGCTCGATCGCAATGGCTTGCGCCCTTCCCGCTATTACGTCACCAAAGACGATCTCGTGATTATGGCCTCCGAGGCAGGGGTGTTGCCGATCGCCCCCGAACGGGTGGCGTTGAAGGGTCGCTTGGAACCGGGGCGGATGTTTCTGGTGGATATGAAAGCGGGTCGCATTGTTGAGGACGCAGAACTCAAGCATCAAATTGCCAGCGAGCAGCCCTATCGCGAATGGCTCGATCGCTTCTTGGTGAATTTAGAGGATCTGGCCGCCGCCCCCGAGCCTGAGGCATCAGACCCCGACACCGTGCTGCAGCGCCAGATGGCCTTTGGCTATACGTTTGAAGAACTGCGCATGTTGCTGACGCCGATGGCGGCGAACGGGGTGGAGGCGATCGGCTCCATGGGCTCGGATACACCGCTGGCGGTGCTCTCCGATCGCCCCAAGCTGCTCTACGAATACTTCCAGCAACTGTTCGCGCAAGTGACCAATCCGCCGATCGATCCGATTCGAGAGGCGATCGTCACATCGGCCCAAACCACCATCGGAGCCGAACGAAATTTGCTGGAGCCCGTACCGGAGAGCTGCCATCTCATCAATCTGAAGACTCCGGTGCTGAGTAACGCGGAACTGGCCAAGCTGAAGTACGTTTCCCAAGGCGCATTTCGGTCGGTAACGCTGCCTATCTTGTTCGATCCCCAGCAGGGGGCGGCAGGACTGGAAGCCGCCATGGACGAGATTTGCGCCCGGGCCGATCGGGCGATCGCCGACGGTATCAGCATCGTCATCCTGTCCGACCGAGGCACAGACCGAGACAATGCGCCGATCCCGGCACTGCTGGCAGTCTCTGGCTTGCACCACCACTTGATTCGAGCTGGGACGAGAACGCGGGTGGGGATCGTGCTGGAATCGGGCGAACCGCGAGAGGTACATCATTTTGCCCTCTTGCTGGGCTACGGCTGCGGAGCCATCAATCCCTATCTGGCCTTCGAGACGTTAGAGGACATGATTCATCAGGGCTTGCTAGTCGATATCGACCCCGACAAGGCTTGTCAGAACTACGTTAAAGCCGTAACCAAAGGGGTGATTAAAATTGCCTCGAAGATTGGCATCTCCACCATCCAGAGCTATCGCGGCGCGCAGATCTTTGAAGCCATTGGCCTGAACCAAGCCTTCATCGATAAGTATTTCACCTGGACAGCTTCTCGGATTGAAGGAGTGGGGATAGAGGCGATCGCCCGCGAGGCGATTTTGCGGCACCGCCACGCCTTCCCCGATCGCGACGTCAACACTCAAACCCTCGATGTCGGGGGCGAGTATCAATGGCGTAAGGACGGCGAACGGCACCTATTCAGCCCGGAAACCATCCACGCCCTGCAGCAGGCAGTGCGGGCGGGGGACTACGCTCTATTTAAGAAATATTCTGCGCTCGTGAACGATCGCAGTCAGGGACACTTCACCCTGCGCGGCCTGCTGGAATTCAAAGCTCGAACGCCAATCCCGCTTGAGGAAGTGGAACCGGTTGAAGCCATTACCAAACGCTTCAAGACGGGGGCCATGAGTTACGGCTCGATCTCGAAAGAGGCCCACGAGTCGCTGGCGATCGCCATGAACCGCATCGGCGGCAAGTCCAACACGGGCGAAGGGGGGGAAGATCCCGAGCGCTATACCTGGACCAACGAGCAGGGCGATTCTAAAAACAGCGCCATCAAACAGGTGGCCTCCGGGCGCTTCGGGGTGACTAGTCTGTATCTCTCGCAGGCAAAAGAACTGCAAATCAAGATGGCGCAGGGGGCCAAACCCGGGGAAGGAGGTCAGCTCCCCGGTCGCAAGGTCTATCCCTGGATTGCCAAGGTGCGTCACTCCACCCCCGGCGTGGGTCTGATTTCTCCGCCCCCCCACCACGATATTTACTCGATCGAGGATCTGGCCGAGCTCATCCACGATTTAAAGAACGCCAACCGCGAGGCTCGCATCAACGTCAAGCTGGTGTCGGCAGTGGGGGTGGGCACGATCGCCGCAGGCGTCGCCAAAGCCCATGCCGATGTCGTGCTGATCTCCGGCTTCGATGGCGGCACGGGGGCATCGCCGCAGACCTCCATCAAACATGCAGGGCTGCCTTGGGAGCTGGGTCTGGCCGAAACCCACCAAACCTTGGTGCTCAACAACCTGCGCAGCCGCATTACCGTCGAGGTGGACGGCCAGATGAAGACGGGGCGCGATGTGGCGATCGCCGCGTTGCTCGGGGCCGAAGAATTTGGCTTCTCCACCGCACCGCTGGTCACCCTCGGCTGCATCATGATGCGCGTGTGCCAGAAAAACACTTGTCCGGCAGGCATTGCCACCCAAGATCCGCGACTGCGGGCCAACTTCATTGGCGATCCCGCCTACACGGTCCACTTTATGAATTTCATCGCCCAGGAAGTGCGGGAGATTATGGCCCAGTTGGGCTTCCGCACCTTCAATGAGATGGTGGGTCGGGCGGATGTGCTGGAAGCGCACAAGGCGATCGACCATTGGAAGGCCGAGGGACTGGACTTCTCCAAGATCCTCTACCAACCACAGGTGGGTCCCGAAATCGGACGCTACTGCCAGATCCCGCAGGATCACGGCTTGGAAAAATCCCTCGATATGACCCTGCTGCTCGATCTGTGCAAGCCTGCGATCGAGCGTGGCGAAAAGGTCAAAGCCACACTCCCAATCGCCAACATTCATCGCGTCGTCGGCACCATCCTCGGCAACGAGATTGTCAAGCGCCACTGGGACGGATTGCCCGACGACACCGTTCACCTGCACTTTCAGGGCAGCGCCGGACAAAGCTTTGGGGCGTTTGTGCCCAAGGGCGTCACCTTGGAACTGGAAGGAGACGCGAACGATTACCTCGGCAAGGGGCTGAGTGGCGGCAAGATTGTTGTCTATCCTCCGAAGGAATCCAGCTTCACTCCCGAAGAAAACATCATCATTGGTAACGTCGCTTTCTATGGTGCCACCAGCGGCGAAGCTTATATCTACGGTGTCGCGGGCGAGCGCTTCTGCGTTCGCAATTCGGGCGTCCGCGCCGTGGTCGAATCCGTCGGCGATCATGCTTGCGAATACATGACCGGCGGTCAGGTGGTCGTGCTCGGACCCACCGGCCGGAACTTCGCAGCAGGCATGAGCGGCGGTGTGGCTTATGTTCTAGACGAGCGGGAGGACTTCGCCAGCCGCTGCAATACTGAGATGGTGGATCTGGAAGTGCTCGAAGAGCCCGAAGAGATTGAGGATCTGCGCCAGACGATCCAGAAACATGCTGACGTTACTGGCAGCAAGCAAGCCCAGCGGGTGGGCGATCGCTGGACCGAGATGGTGCCGAAGTTCGTCAAAGTCATGCCCAGAGATTACAAGCGCGTGATTCAGAACATCAAGAAATCGCTGGCAGAAGGCATGAGCAACGACGATGCGTTAGCAGCAGCCTTCGAGCAAAACTCCCGCGATGTCGCCCGTATTAGCGGCAGTTAG
- the gltD gene encoding glutamate synthase small subunit encodes MGKPTGFIEYLRELPPEQSAIERIRNWDEFHLPMPEDNLRTQAARCMDCGTPFCHNGTVINRMASGCPINNLIPEWNDLVYRGLWKEALDRLHKTNNFPEFTGRVCPAPCEGSCVLGIHDPPVTIKNIEYSIAERGWQEGWIVAEPPAERTGKKVAIVGSGPAGLCAAAQLNKAGHWVTVFEREDRPGGLLMYGIPNMKLDKQKVVSRRIDLLEQEGVKFICNTAVGQDLPADRLLQEFDAVVLCIGAGKPRDLPVAGRELKGVHFAMDFLTANTKAILAGSRNNEFISAAGKDVVIIGGGDTGTDCVGTSIRHGCTSLVQLEIMPRPPQERAADNPWPEYPKVYRLDYGQEEAVAKFGNDPRVYLNTAMKFEGDSNGQVKAVHTVQIEWAEDDAGRFVPQHVPGTEQVMPAQLVLLAMGFLGPEQPLIDALELERDGRSNVKADYGQYATSIPGVFAAGDCRRGQSLVVWAFDEGRGAARECDRYLMGSTDLP; translated from the coding sequence ATGGGAAAACCAACCGGCTTTATCGAATATCTGCGGGAACTGCCCCCCGAACAGTCGGCGATCGAGCGCATTCGCAACTGGGACGAATTCCACCTGCCGATGCCAGAGGACAACCTCCGCACGCAAGCGGCGCGCTGTATGGACTGCGGCACGCCCTTTTGCCATAACGGCACCGTCATTAACCGAATGGCGAGCGGCTGCCCAATTAATAACCTGATCCCCGAATGGAACGATTTGGTCTATCGCGGTCTCTGGAAAGAAGCCCTCGATCGCCTGCACAAGACCAATAACTTTCCCGAATTCACGGGCCGCGTCTGTCCCGCCCCCTGCGAAGGCTCCTGCGTGCTCGGCATCCACGATCCGCCGGTCACGATTAAGAACATCGAATATTCCATCGCCGAAAGGGGCTGGCAAGAAGGCTGGATCGTTGCGGAACCGCCTGCCGAGCGCACCGGCAAAAAAGTTGCCATTGTGGGTTCCGGTCCTGCCGGTCTGTGTGCGGCTGCCCAACTCAACAAAGCCGGTCATTGGGTCACGGTGTTCGAGCGGGAGGATCGCCCGGGGGGGTTGCTGATGTATGGCATTCCCAACATGAAGCTGGATAAGCAAAAGGTGGTCTCGCGCCGGATCGATTTGCTGGAACAGGAAGGGGTGAAATTTATCTGCAATACTGCGGTGGGTCAGGATCTGCCTGCGGATCGGCTCCTGCAGGAGTTTGATGCCGTGGTGCTCTGCATTGGGGCAGGCAAGCCGCGCGATTTGCCGGTGGCAGGCCGAGAGTTAAAGGGCGTCCACTTTGCGATGGATTTTCTGACGGCGAATACAAAGGCCATTTTGGCTGGCAGTAGGAATAACGAGTTTATTTCTGCCGCAGGGAAGGATGTCGTCATTATTGGCGGCGGCGACACCGGGACAGATTGCGTCGGCACATCCATTCGCCACGGTTGCACCAGCCTAGTGCAACTGGAAATTATGCCCCGTCCGCCGCAAGAACGGGCTGCCGATAACCCCTGGCCCGAGTATCCCAAGGTCTATCGCCTCGATTACGGTCAAGAGGAGGCGGTGGCCAAGTTTGGGAACGATCCTCGGGTTTATCTCAACACGGCGATGAAATTTGAGGGGGATAGCAACGGTCAGGTCAAAGCGGTCCATACCGTGCAGATTGAGTGGGCCGAGGATGATGCGGGGCGCTTTGTACCCCAGCATGTTCCCGGCACCGAGCAGGTGATGCCCGCACAGTTGGTGCTGCTGGCGATGGGCTTTTTAGGCCCCGAGCAACCGCTGATTGACGCCCTCGAACTGGAACGAGATGGCCGCAGCAATGTTAAAGCGGACTACGGGCAATATGCCACGAGCATTCCGGGTGTGTTTGCGGCGGGCGACTGTCGCAGGGGGCAAAGTCTGGTGGTTTGGGCGTTTGATGAAGGGCGGGGGGCTGCTCGCGAATGCGATCGCTACCTCATGGGCAGTACCGACCTGCCTTAA
- a CDS encoding TolC family protein has protein sequence MHNAISTALNDDLSSCLCPLEPPLVGGSSPVVVEPDRARKPQRQSRTSPPMLSFGGERATQLLVAATVGSTILSGLAPSAIAQTIALHLPDPPATTRQAPPLETSLDRLLLPTQPADVQLQDLQPITLDEAVDLALQNNRGLQIARLVLQRSQAGLREARAENFPTLAVAGDVEYEQDARETLDDRQDGEDNPDSLFLDAAIELEYDLFSFGRRGAEQAAARAQIRSDELEIQQLEQHIRLDVAIAYYAVQEAQEQLRIARAGVKNFRRSLSDARWLERAGRGSQFDVVRGEVQLANAQQELIRAEGTAEIARREFTQLLGLGEMANVTTADPVAVAGEWDLSLEDSILLAYHNRAEFEQLLAERRIGLQQRRAELASTWPQFNLFANYQLTDDLEDDIGGNDGYAAGVRVRWNFFDGGAARAAAAQAAADAAIAEVRFADTRSQIRLEVERAFRALESNASNREVADAALEGARQGLASARLRMQAGVGTQLDVLVAEGDLTRAESNRVSALLNYNRALAELQRAASVL, from the coding sequence TTGCATAACGCGATCTCAACCGCTCTGAATGACGATTTATCTAGCTGCCTTTGCCCCCTAGAGCCCCCACTCGTGGGGGGCTCTAGCCCAGTTGTTGTCGAACCCGATCGAGCTCGGAAGCCCCAAAGACAATCTCGCACCAGTCCTCCAATGTTGAGTTTTGGGGGGGAGAGGGCAACACAGCTTCTGGTTGCAGCAACTGTCGGCAGCACTATCCTTTCCGGCTTGGCTCCGTCCGCGATCGCCCAGACGATCGCCCTGCACCTTCCCGACCCACCCGCCACGACCCGTCAAGCTCCACCTCTAGAAACCAGTCTCGATCGCCTGCTCTTACCCACCCAACCGGCGGACGTGCAACTGCAAGACCTACAGCCCATCACGTTAGATGAAGCGGTCGATTTAGCACTGCAAAACAACCGGGGTTTGCAAATTGCCCGACTGGTACTGCAGCGCAGCCAAGCGGGTTTGCGAGAAGCCCGGGCTGAAAATTTCCCCACCTTGGCAGTAGCAGGGGACGTTGAATACGAGCAAGATGCCCGCGAAACCCTCGACGATCGCCAAGATGGGGAAGACAACCCCGACAGCTTGTTTTTGGATGCCGCCATCGAACTCGAATACGACCTATTCAGCTTTGGTCGGCGGGGGGCAGAGCAGGCAGCAGCCCGAGCGCAAATCCGCTCGGACGAGTTGGAGATCCAGCAACTGGAGCAGCACATTCGGCTGGATGTGGCGATCGCCTACTATGCCGTGCAAGAGGCGCAAGAGCAGTTGCGGATTGCGCGGGCGGGGGTGAAAAATTTCCGTCGCAGTTTGAGCGATGCCCGCTGGCTGGAGCGGGCAGGTAGGGGATCGCAGTTTGACGTGGTGCGGGGGGAAGTGCAATTGGCCAACGCCCAGCAGGAGCTGATTCGGGCGGAAGGGACAGCAGAGATTGCGCGGCGGGAGTTCACGCAACTGTTGGGGCTGGGGGAGATGGCAAACGTCACAACTGCCGATCCGGTGGCTGTAGCGGGGGAGTGGGATCTGAGTTTGGAGGATAGCATTCTCTTGGCCTATCACAATCGGGCTGAATTCGAACAACTGCTAGCGGAAAGGCGGATTGGCCTGCAACAGCGACGGGCCGAGCTCGCAAGCACTTGGCCCCAGTTCAATTTATTTGCCAACTACCAATTGACAGACGATCTGGAAGACGACATTGGCGGCAACGACGGCTATGCAGCGGGGGTGAGAGTGCGGTGGAATTTTTTTGATGGGGGGGCGGCACGGGCAGCAGCAGCGCAGGCGGCGGCAGATGCGGCGATCGCCGAGGTTCGGTTTGCCGATACCCGCAGTCAAATTCGCTTGGAGGTAGAGCGGGCGTTTAGGGCATTAGAGTCCAATGCCAGCAATCGAGAGGTGGCTGACGCGGCACTGGAGGGAGCGCGACAGGGGTTGGCAAGTGCTCGTTTGAGGATGCAGGCGGGGGTGGGAACTCAGTTAGATGTATTGGTGGCCGAGGGCGACTTGACTCGGGCGGAGTCGAATCGGGTGAGTGCTTTGTTGAATTACAATCGGGCCTTAGCCGAGTTGCAACGAGCTGCTAGCGTTCTATAG
- a CDS encoding host attachment protein, translating into MSKYLVVVMDGTKARFLTLKPVDFPEHESGPDLIERDGLTDEAKGMHGSELWANVQTGRNRGSNSRGHTYDDRRQNHIVEFERRFAHAIVDKIVQFEQAEGIRRLIAIAEPQILGIVRGLLPTALTNRLQIHDIAKDLCHLKPHEIQEYLAKKSLLPARNAVTRA; encoded by the coding sequence ATGAGCAAATATCTAGTGGTCGTAATGGATGGCACCAAAGCCCGTTTTTTGACCTTAAAGCCCGTAGATTTTCCAGAACACGAATCGGGGCCAGATTTAATCGAGCGGGACGGATTGACGGATGAGGCTAAGGGAATGCACGGCAGCGAGCTGTGGGCCAACGTCCAAACTGGTCGAAATCGCGGTTCGAACAGTCGCGGCCACACCTATGACGATCGCCGCCAAAATCACATCGTGGAATTCGAGCGCCGGTTTGCCCACGCCATTGTGGATAAAATCGTCCAATTCGAGCAAGCTGAAGGGATTCGACGGCTGATTGCGATCGCCGAACCTCAGATCTTGGGGATTGTGCGGGGGTTATTGCCAACTGCATTGACCAACCGTCTCCAAATCCACGACATCGCCAAAGACCTTTGCCATCTCAAACCCCACGAGATCCAGGAATATCTAGCCAAAAAATCCCTCTTACCCGCGCGCAATGCTGTCACGAGAGCGTGA
- the glyQ gene encoding glycine--tRNA ligase subunit alpha produces the protein MNFQETIATLHQFWGDRGCLIAQPFDTEKGAGTKSPHTFLRAIGPEPWSVAYVEPCRRPADGRYGENPNRFQHYYQYQVLIKPSPDDIQEVYLDSLRALGIHPEEHDIRFVEDNWEDAAVGAWGLGWEVWLDGMEVTQFTYFQQCGGIDCKPVSIEMTYGLERLAMYLQNVDAIAKIRWNDKLTYGDVHLQGEIEQCRYNFEASTPEILFQLFELYETEALKLLDLDLILPSHEYVLKCSHAFNLLDARGSISVTERNRFIDRVRGMARRVARAYLQQREELGFPLLEKQAEMTAGLAP, from the coding sequence GTGAATTTTCAGGAAACGATTGCGACGCTACACCAGTTCTGGGGCGATCGCGGCTGTTTAATTGCGCAACCCTTCGACACGGAAAAGGGTGCGGGCACGAAGAGTCCCCACACGTTTTTGCGGGCGATTGGCCCCGAGCCTTGGTCGGTGGCTTATGTGGAACCCTGTCGCCGTCCGGCTGACGGCCGCTATGGCGAAAATCCCAATCGCTTTCAGCACTATTACCAATATCAGGTGCTGATCAAGCCCTCTCCCGACGACATTCAAGAGGTCTATCTCGACTCGCTGCGGGCTTTGGGCATCCATCCCGAGGAGCACGATATTCGCTTTGTGGAAGACAACTGGGAAGACGCCGCTGTGGGGGCCTGGGGGTTGGGCTGGGAAGTCTGGCTGGACGGCATGGAGGTGACTCAGTTTACCTATTTTCAGCAATGTGGCGGCATCGATTGCAAGCCGGTCTCGATTGAGATGACCTACGGTTTAGAACGGCTGGCGATGTATTTGCAAAACGTAGACGCGATCGCCAAGATTCGCTGGAATGACAAGCTCACCTATGGGGACGTTCACCTGCAAGGGGAGATCGAGCAATGTCGTTACAATTTTGAGGCATCCACCCCCGAAATCCTGTTTCAACTGTTCGAGTTATACGAAACAGAGGCATTGAAGTTACTCGATCTGGATCTGATTTTGCCCAGCCACGAATATGTGCTCAAGTGTTCGCATGCGTTCAATCTCTTAGATGCGCGCGGGTCGATTTCGGTGACGGAGCGGAATCGGTTTATCGATCGCGTGCGGGGCATGGCTCGGCGGGTGGCACGGGCATATTTGCAGCAGCGAGAGGAACTGGGTTTTCCGCTATTGGAGAAGCAGGCAGAGATGACGGCTGGGTTGGCTCCTTAA